CCAGAGCTGAGATGGACAGATCATGATCAGTGATGATTGTGAGGTCGTGTCTGCGAGACAcatcaaagaagaaagagattttCTCTATGTTATTCTATTTACTATAAAAATGTTTGTAAAATTCATTTACTTATGTAACATGTGGGAATAAATTTTTGAGGCAAGGTGTGACAGAGGTTGTCTGCGAAATAGCCCCCATGTGTCTCCGAGTGGGATGCAATGGCGTGGGCCTTGCAGACGTGCCCGAGGGTGGATAACTCTGGCCATTACCCTCACAACGGATCCAATCCCTCATCTAGTGAGATCTCTCTGGTTCTTCAATTTGACAGTTTCATTTCCAACAAATTCAGTAGGTCCTGCAAGTTGAACTCCTTTACTAGCATTGCCCCTCATCCGAAGTGGTGTATGTGGATCAACTGAGTCCCTCCATTGCTATAAAGAATTGTCGCGGGTTCTAGCTAGGTGATTCCTCCCGATCTTTGTAAGAATCATTTTGGAAAAGAGGCCAGCTGATTTTCTTGTGGAGGTTTCTccttgtttttaattcttttttttcctcccttaTTCTTTCCCCCAATTTGGGGGGAGGATTTTTTTagcttaattaattatattttcattcaccaaaaaaaaaaaaggccaaaacaGATGCCGATGCTATACACGCTATGAAATTGATTCTTAATATTTTCAAATCTCAAATGTTCAAATCAACATTAGTTTTCCTATGGACATATTTGGTAGCCCAAAACAGATAGTTGAAGAACCCCACAAGGCCAAGGATAGCTAGCAACCAATAGAAACGATCAAGATGATTGTGATTCAAATTGTTTCCTCCTAGCCACCCTTGTTCTCCTATACCACTTCCACTTCCATGCTTGGTGTACTTGTTGACAAGTTCCACAAGAGTAGAGCCCAACACGGATGCTAACCCAAGGATACACCAGAAGATAGCAGTTCCAAATGACTTCATCCCCCTCGACGCTTCGCTATTGAAGAACTCTAGTAACCCAACGTAGGTAAACACATCTATGATAACAATGGCAAAAAATTGCAGCCCAAGCCACAACACAGACATGGGCACATGAGCCCCTCCTGATGAGTTAATAAATAGCAGTCCATGCTCCTCTGCAATgcatttccttttcttctctatcaAAGCAGCAGTAGTACCAGCTAAAGATACTATTATGAAGCCAATGCCAATCCGTTGCAAGTGTGTGATGCCAGTTCTATGTCCCGTGATCTTGCTTGCAACTGGCACAAATATCCGATCATACAAGACTAGGATCATTGTTTGGAAAAATACTGGGATAGTCACAAGAGACACAGGAGAGACATTGATCTTCCCTAGCTTAGTGTTCATTGTGCCTCCTTGTTGAATGGTAAATGTCAAGAGTTGTGGTACTGGAATGTAAGCAAGCAAAGCACTTAGGAATATTGGAAGCATTCGGAGAACGATTTTAGTTTCCTCTACTTGGGTCACACTGCAAAGAGAACAATTCCCTGTCGCCCCTCCATTTATAATTATTGAAGCTTTGTCCAAGAATCTGCAAATTATAACAAGTTTGAATTTGCTCTCTTAAAATGTGCAATTTGCAATTCTTTGGCTACATTGAATGGGGTTTGTAGACTTACCTTAGACTCTTTGTGTGTGGGAGTATCTCCCCTATCATCATCTCTTCATCAGGAGGACCTTGGTATAATAATTCAGCTTCaatattttttggtaagggaagatttcttttcttaaatgcAGCCACAAAAACCTGAAtacatataaaagaaaattaactatatatattatagaaacgcaaccctaaaagcgatgcataaggtaatggaaaaataagaacaaacaatgcatacaGATTTACGAGAATCggtaagattgcctacgtccttaGTGAGATGAGaatctacttcactatcaatagagaatagggttacagcccTTGTCCTCAACACTTATCAGAATTACTTACAAAGAAAGTAactctcactacaaatatatagcgaaaaactctAATATCAGAAAGTataaaactgccctcaaataaaaaattcaagtgggaGACTACGCTCCCCTACACCCTAACTATGCAGGGGACCTCCTCCCCCCTTGCCATCCCCACGGCCAGTTTATTGGCAAGCGGGACAACCGTTTTGTCGGGGGGCCTGCACCactactccttggattaaactgtgattgaatacaagacatcatacaccaacatataTAGCAATCAATCTCAATGTGCTTAGTGCAAGCATGAGTAGGTGAATCTAGAAGATGTACCAGAAGATATTCCTTACCTGCAACATCCGAGTAAGAGGGCTGCCTCTCGGGATTTGATGTCGATAGAATTTAAAACCAAGTGCAAGTACTATGAGTCCTAGTAACATGACACCTGAAGTTAGAGCAAGGCCTTCAACCCATCCTTTGCTAGATTCAATCCACACTATCAGGATTAGACCCATCACCGATCCTCCCGAAATGCA
This sequence is a window from Macadamia integrifolia cultivar HAES 741 unplaced genomic scaffold, SCU_Mint_v3 scaffold540, whole genome shotgun sequence. Protein-coding genes within it:
- the LOC122069162 gene encoding protein NRT1/ PTR FAMILY 4.5-like; translated protein: MVESIYLSSNTNNMASQVFMNWKGKPINKERHGGAKAALFICFMVVMANMSYAPTLLNLVMYLRGTMYMDVANASTTVTNFFGATCAFALLGAFISDSYITRFKTLLLFAPLVFLGFVMLTIQAYFPSLRPPACDTSGQQNNCKQIHGSKAAVLYIALYIIALGEGCLRANLPPFGADQFDDDVISKSRHKSSYFNWLNVCISGGSVMGLILIVWIESSKGWVEGLALTSGVMLLGLIVLALGFKFYRHQIPRGSPLTRMLQVFVAAFKKRNLPLPKNIEAELLYQGPPDEEMMIGEILPHTKSLRFLDKASIIINGGATGNCSLCSVTQVEETKIVLRMLPIFLSALLAYIPVPQLLTFTIQQGGTMNTKLGKINVSPVSLVTIPVFFQTMILVLYDRIFVPVASKITGHRTGITHLQRIGIGFIIVSLAGTTAALIEKKRKCIAEEHGLLFINSSGGAHVPMSVLWLGLQFFAIVIIDVFTYVGLLEFFNSEASRGMKSFGTAIFWCILGLASVLGSTLVELVNKYTKHGSGSGIGEQGWLGGNNLNHNHLDRFYWLLAILGLVGFFNYLFWATKYVHRKTNVDLNI